One genomic window of Verrucomicrobiia bacterium includes the following:
- the tnpB gene encoding IS66 family insertion sequence element accessory protein TnpB — MIQITPQMRLLVAVEPVDFRKGIDGLAALCRSALGSDPLSGALFIFRSRNRRALKLLVYDGQGFWLFQKRLCCLGKHGYRENFQNRDAGGLRAGVAAVDWRGMAQICPGVGIGRTDARIGPGRSQPRLSSQRSRGRGRWDRGGEGPGPAGGERGRLAWFQYRYPRVLATIWRASDTMASRCSALRKLSA, encoded by the coding sequence ATGATCCAGATCACCCCGCAGATGCGCCTGTTGGTGGCGGTGGAGCCGGTGGACTTCCGCAAGGGGATTGATGGACTGGCCGCGCTGTGTCGTTCGGCGCTGGGCAGCGATCCCCTGAGCGGTGCGCTGTTCATCTTCCGCAGCCGGAACCGGCGCGCGCTCAAGCTGCTGGTGTATGACGGTCAGGGCTTTTGGCTGTTCCAGAAACGGCTGTGTTGCCTCGGCAAGCACGGGTACCGCGAAAATTTCCAAAATCGGGACGCGGGGGGGCTTCGGGCCGGGGTGGCCGCGGTGGATTGGAGGGGGATGGCACAGATTTGTCCCGGCGTTGGAATTGGCCGAACAGACGCTCGAATCGGTCCAGGACGATCGCAGCCACGACTCAGTAGCCAGCGGTCTCGAGGTCGAGGCAGGTGGGATCGTGGCGGTGAAGGACCAGGCCCTGCTGGAGGTGAGCGCGGGCGCCTTGCCTGGTTTCAGTACCGTTACCCAAGGGTGTTGGCGACGATCTGGCGGGCCTCCGACACGATGGCGTCGAGGTGTTCCGCGCTGCGGAAGCTCTCGGCATAG